AGATCGTAATCCTGGTGATGCGACAGCTGAAACCAAATTTAAAGAAATTCAAACCGCTTACGAAGTCCTTGAAGAAAGAAAATTTCTTTTTACCCCTAAATTAGACGCTTTGCGCTCCAAAAAAACCAAGGTTCAAGATCAGGAAAACGAACCGCGTGAGCAAGACTAAAAAAGCCCTGTAAGATTGGGAGACCATTATGAACAAAGCAGATTACTATAAAATATTGGGTGTTGGCCAATCAGCCACAACGGATGAGATCAAAACGGCGTATCGCAAGCTTGCTATGAAATATCATCCTGACCGCAACCCTGATAATAAAGCAGCTGAAGATAAATTTAAAGAAGCTACTGAAGCTTATGAAGTCCTTGGTGACACGCAAAAGCGTTCTCAATATGATCAATTTGGTCATGCTGGCGTAAATAACGGTATGGGTGGTGGACATGGACACCCAGGCAGCATGAACATGGATGATATTTTTGAAAATTTTGGTGACATTTTTGGTTCTATGTTTGGTGGTGGCACTGCCAAAAATCGCCGTAAGAAAGGCCCTCAGCCTCAAGCTGGGTTATCTTTAACCAAAGACATTGAAATAACACTGCAAGAAGCTTTCCTTGGCGCAAAAAAAGAAATTGCATACCATCACTACTTCTGTTGTGATACATGTAGTGGAACCGGTGCTCGCGCAGGAACAAGCGCTCAAACATGCGTTACCTGTAACGGATCCGGTGAAATGCATTTTAAACAAGGCTTCTTTATGTATGCACAAGCATGCGGAAGTTGTTCTGGAAAAGGTTTTGTAATAGCAACACCATGTAGTAGCTGTAATGGACAATCACGCGTTCAACGCTATGATAAGTTTACCGTAAACATCCCTAAAGGTATTTTTAATGATGCCGAACTACGCGTCAGTGAAAAAGCTGATGCTGGACTCTATGGTGGACCTGCTGGTGATCTTTTCTTGCGTATTCGCGTAAAAGAAGATAAAACCTTTAAACGTGATAATGATGATTTGATATGCAACGTAATGCTTACCTACCCACAACTTACTCTTGGCTGCCAAGTTGATATTGAAAATATCGATGGAACAAAACACACCATCAAAATTCCAAAAGGCTGCCCGGTTGGAGAAAAGATCGTTATCTCCGGAGAAGGTTTTTATAAACTCCGTGGCAAAACCCGCGGTGACTTAATTATCATCACACAATGTTTTATCCCTACTAAAATCTCTGCTGATGCGAAAAAGAAACTTCAAGAATATTCTGATATCATTGGAACTCAAGCAAATAGTAACGATGGTTTTATCACCAGCTTTTTCAAAAAATTCTTGGGATAACATTTTTTATGAGTTCGTATCCTTCGACCCGTCCTTCGCCGAAGGCTTCGGAGGGCAGGCGGGCGTTTACTCCTGAGCTTGT
This genomic interval from Candidatus Babeliales bacterium contains the following:
- a CDS encoding DnaJ domain-containing protein — translated: MKHYKILGLDSLATWDEIKAAYRALAMKYHPDRNPGDATAETKFKEIQTAYEVLEERKFLFTPKLDALRSKKTKVQDQENEPREQD
- the dnaJ gene encoding molecular chaperone DnaJ, whose translation is MNKADYYKILGVGQSATTDEIKTAYRKLAMKYHPDRNPDNKAAEDKFKEATEAYEVLGDTQKRSQYDQFGHAGVNNGMGGGHGHPGSMNMDDIFENFGDIFGSMFGGGTAKNRRKKGPQPQAGLSLTKDIEITLQEAFLGAKKEIAYHHYFCCDTCSGTGARAGTSAQTCVTCNGSGEMHFKQGFFMYAQACGSCSGKGFVIATPCSSCNGQSRVQRYDKFTVNIPKGIFNDAELRVSEKADAGLYGGPAGDLFLRIRVKEDKTFKRDNDDLICNVMLTYPQLTLGCQVDIENIDGTKHTIKIPKGCPVGEKIVISGEGFYKLRGKTRGDLIIITQCFIPTKISADAKKKLQEYSDIIGTQANSNDGFITSFFKKFLG